The following are encoded in a window of Cyprinus carpio isolate SPL01 chromosome A13, ASM1834038v1, whole genome shotgun sequence genomic DNA:
- the LOC109091364 gene encoding transmembrane protein 14A-like, which yields MAVDWWGFAYAAALALGGFMGYKRRGSVVSLIAGLFFGSVSAYGAYKISNDPHDYWTFLTAAGVLTLVMGMRFRKSGKLMPAGITAGLSLLMVLRILIY from the exons ATGGCAGTGGACTGGTGGGGCTTCGCCTACGCTGCAGCTCTCGCGCTGGGCGGCTTTATGGGCTATAAAAGAAGAG GAAGTGTGGTGTCTTTAATTGCCGGACTCTTCTTTGGAAGTGTGTCTGCATATGGagcatataaaatatcaaatgatcCACATGATTACTGGACCTTTCTAA CCGCCGCCGGTGTACTGACACTTGTGATGGGAATGAGATTCAGGAAATCTGGAAAATTAATGCCTGCAGGAATCACGGCAGGACTCAG CCTCCTGATGGTTTTGCGGATTTTGATCTACTAA
- the LOC122147140 gene encoding DNA polymerase eta-like, producing the protein MRLQMLVRWCNSLSRAGAALASSAGPRVTGKTEHKQRYERAGGQTADGGSFSRCCALVRYDAVKMTSDSLAIIKSLNTAGSHQEAWSPALTGLLSASKFSDVPSSSSRGIADFLSSDAPSTQSRLASTQTPKTQLSPKSPPSSLCLRKLLRR; encoded by the exons ATGCGTCTCCAGATGCTTGTGCGCTGGTGTAACTCACTCTCTCGTGCAGGTGCAGCACTGGCTTCATCAGCTGGCCCTCGAGTTACAGGAAAGactgaacacaaacagagatatg AACGGGCGGGTGGCCAAACAGCTGACGGTGGGAGTTTCTCTCGCTGCTGTGCTCTTGTTCGATACGACGCTGTGAAGATGACATCAGACAGCCTGGCCATCATCAAGAGCCTCAACACCGCCGGAAGCCACCAGGAGGCGTG GTCTCCTGCTTTGACTGGTCTTCTGTCAGCCAGTAAGTTCAGCGATGTTCCCTCATCCTCATCCAGAGGAATAGCAGACTTCCTGTCCAGTGACGCGCCTTCAACACAATCACGTCTAGCCTCTACACAAACCCCCAAAACACAGCTGAGCCCCAAGAGCCCTCCATCCAGTCTCTGTTTGAGAAAGCTGCTGAGAAGATAA
- the LOC109091361 gene encoding proteasome subunit beta type-1-A, which produces MMISAQAYGGNGKVKEYHYTGPVEHKFSPYAFNGGTVLAVAGEDFALVASDTRLSEGYSIHSRDSPKCYKLTDTTVIGCSGFHGDCLTLTKIIEARLKMYKHSNNKSMTSGAIAAMLSTILYGRRFFPYYVYNIIGGLDEEGRGAVYSFDPVGSYQRDTYKAGGSASAMLQPLLDNQIGFKNMENVEQLPLSQEKAVQLVKDVFISAAERDVYTGDALKICIITKEGVREEIVPLRKD; this is translated from the exons ATGATGATTTCTGCTCAGGCTTATGGAGGTAATGGAAAGGTGAAGGAGTATCACTACACAGGGCCAGTGGAGCACAAGTTCTCTCCTTACGCCTTCAACGGAGG GACTGTGCTGGCGGTGGCGGGAGAAGACTTCGCGCTCGTGGCTTCAGACACACGTTTGAGTGAGGGATACAGCATCCACAGCCGAGACTCGCCCAAGTGCTAcaaact GACAGACACTACAGTGATTGGCTGCAGTGGTTTCCATGGGGACTGCTTGACGCTAACCAAAATCATTGAGGCAAGACTGAAG ATGTacaagcattcaaataataagAGCATGACGAGCGGAGCGATCGCAGCCATGCTGTCAACCATCCTGTACGGGAGGCGTTTCTTCCCTTACTATGTCTACAACATTATCGGTGGTCTCGATGAGGAGG GTCGAGGTGCCGTTTATAGTTTCGATCCGGTTGGTTCTTACCAGAGGGACACTTATAAAGCAGGCGGCTCTGCGAGTGCAATGCTGCAGCCTCTTCTTGACAACCAG ATTGGATTCAAGAACATGGAGAACGTGGAGCAGCTTCCCCTGAGCCAGGAGAAGGCCGTGCAGCTGGTGAAGGATGTGTTCATCTCGGCCGCTGAGAGGGACGTCTACACAGGAGATGCCCTCAAGATCTGCATCATCACCAAGGAAGGCGTTCGAGAGGAGATCGTGCCCCTCAGGAAAGACTGA
- the LOC109057509 gene encoding p53 apoptosis effector related to PMP-22-like → MFRCGISYPRCRWILPLLLLFAIIFDIIAIAAQSGWVEDENAKTHYASMWKQCRGRNDQWDCKSLMEHPWAQAVAALMIIGLIILIIAFIISFVALCCTLNISLLPLVGGLLIFAVIIQIIALIIYPVKFNELIYEGYYDYTWAYGFGWGATVLMLGCGILFCCLPRYEDELSGMAKTKYIYTSA, encoded by the exons ATGTTTCGTTGTGGAATCTCGTATCCGAGGTGCAGGTGGATCCTGCCTCTGCTTCTGCTGTTTGCGATCATTTTCGACATCATCGCCATCGCGGCGCAGTCCGGATGGGTGGAGGACGAGAACGCGAAGACGCACTACGCCAGCATGTGGAAGCAGTGCCGAGGCCGCAACGACCAGTGGGACTGTAAATCTCTCATGGAGCACC CATGGGCCCAGGCAGTCGCCGCTCTGATGATCATAGgcctcatcatcctcatcatcgcCTTCATCATCTCATTTGTGGCTCTCTGCTGTACCCTCAACATCAGTCTGCTGCCTTTGGTCGGAGGCCTCCTTATTTTTGCTG TCATCATCCAGATCATCGCTCTGATCATCTACCCGGTCAAGTTCAACGAGCTGATCTATGAAGGTTATTACGACTACACCTGGGCATACGGCTTCGGCTGGGGGGCGACCGTCCTGATGCTGGGCTGCGGGATCCTCTTCTGCTGTCTTCCTCGCTACGAAGATGAGCTTTCCGGCAtggccaagaccaaatacatctACACCTCTGCCTGA